The following nucleotide sequence is from Echeneis naucrates chromosome 17, fEcheNa1.1, whole genome shotgun sequence.
TTAAATtattcaacaacaacatcagcaatACAGGCCTGTACATACATAAGCCTATTTCTCCTTGTATGTGCCATTGTGACACTATCGTAATGGTGGAAAAAGTTACATTAGCAATAAGAGTTGTTTTCAAATTTggtctgttgttatttttaatattggaaatgtataAAGCTGGACAGGTGGCTGtccatcattttgtttgtgaataATATCAGAGCATGTGTACGGGCCGCTGCTGCCCCCTGCCGGTGAAGTCCGCGGTCCTCCGGGGCAGCAGGGGGCGCCGTCCGCCGCCGAAGGGACGTCCCGTCCCGGATCGGCTGCTACGTCACGTCACGTCAGCTTCCGCAGCCGACAAGACATTTACTGCATCccggaggaagaggagcgatCTCCCTGCAAAATGGTACGTAAAATGAGCCGATACCCGCCCGGGGCAGAAGCAGTGGGTGCGGAGCGGTGTGTGCGCAGGGGGAGCCGGGTCTGCAGCCGGCCTGCGCTCGGATGATGGCGGATGTCTGGGTGATCCGGGGCCGGGGAGCTCCGCCGCTTCAGCGTGGCGTTTCCCGGCTGATGAAACATCAGCTGACCGCCAGCAATGGCCCGCACCCGGGGGGCCTTATATACTCGCGAAGCGTGATTGTGTGACAGCGTCGTGACCAAGTTGGTCgtgttgtggtgtttgtttttatgttttctgatcGCTCCCagctaacatgctaactccTGCTTTCCCCTCAGGGCTTCGTCAAAGTGGTGAAGAACAAGGCCTACTTCAAGAGGTACGAGGTGAAATTCAGGAGGCGGAGAGGTAAGCGGAAACTTTCTGCTTCACCACGCAGTCCGATCTTCCACTGAGCTCTCTAAATCCCTGATTGTGATTCTTGTCAGAGGGGAAAACCGACTTCTTCGCTCGTAAGCGCCTGGTGGTGCAGGACAAGAACAAGTACAACACGCCAAAGTATCGTATGATCGTCAGGTTTTCCAACAGAGACATCTGCTGCCAGGTCAGAGACCGCACCTCTCCCTCAGTGCTGTGGGatcccaggctgggaatgaCCCGTCTtaccctctgtctgtctgtctgtctgctcctgTCCAGATCGCCTATGCTAAAATTGAGGGCGACCAGATTGTGTGTGCTGCTTATTCCCACGAACTGCCCAAATACGGCATCACAGTAGGCCTCACTAACTATGCTGCAGCCTACTGCACCGGGCTGCTGCTGGCCCGCAGGGtgagattacacacacacacacacacacacaccaaatatgTAAAAGTCTGTCCAATCACCACAGTCCAAACAAAAGTCAATCCAAAGTCAAAACAAGTGTTGCTTATTTAAAGACATTATCCTCCTTATTTTCAGCTCCTGCATAAGTTTGGCATGGAGCAGGTGTACTCCGGCCAGGTGGAGGTGACAGGGGAGGAGTTCAACGTAGAGAGTGTGGATGGCCAGCCGAGTGCGTTCACCTGTTACCTGGACGCAGGCCTGGCCAGAACCACCACAGGGAACAAGGTGTTCGGTGCTCTGAAGGGAGCAGTCGATGGAGGGCTGGCCATTCCTCACAGGTCAGTGTGCTACGctttgctgaaaatgttttctccaGCATGAGAAGTGAGTCACTGATCCATTCCTGCTTCTTGATGATGATACAAATCACGCTGAGCAAAATGTAGTTGGTCCTTCATTTGCATTAGCTGATGTTTACTGTCCCTTTCAAGACGGGGCTGAGAGAAGCAAGATGAATCGCACTGGGTTGAATTGTAATGTGCATAATTTTTCGTTGTTTAGCATTTAACAGTTGAAGTGTTTGGAAATGCTGTATTGTTTGCTATTGCTCATTATGATGTAAACTCTTGTcttgatgtttttattcttaGTGTGAAACGCTTCCCTGGTTACGACACGGAGAGTAAAGAGTTCAATGCAGAGGTGCATCGGAAACACATCATGGGAATGAATGTGGCCGACTACATGTCTTATCTGatggaggaggacgaggaagcCTACAAGAAACAGTTCTCTCGCTTCATCAAGAACGGCGTCACACCAGACACGGTTAGATATAAACTTGTCGAACATGAAGCTAGACAAAGTAGGAGACTCAAGTACAGAATCTGTTTCTATGGTTACACGTATGACATTAAAtctggtagtgtgtgtgtgtgtgtgtgtgtgtgtgagtgagaaaacAGCATAGCTAGTTATGTCTGACTATGTCGGACTTAGGAGTCTTTTTAAGTCATATCAGATGATATTTTGTTGCTGGTCTGGTTTTTACTCTGCAGCACAGCCTGTGCATTGTGGGTTATAAAGGGTTATCTGTGGAATTGTATGGTACAGTCAACCGAAACGGCACACATCCCTATGCTTAAATGAGTAGCATGTCTGTACGGTGGCTTTATCATAACTGCACATTTACACTGGCCATATCCACAAAGTAGGCAAAGAATGCACTTTACCTTTGACATAATTCACAACTGCCAATTCAGAGCCTATACTTAATCAGTCAGCTGCTGTATACTCTATTTCCATCTGGCCTGATGCTGCATGTGAGCTGTTTGGAAACTGCAACTATTACCATTGAGGGAAGTAGATGAATCACTGAAAGTCTCTCCACTTGTCTTATAATCAGTTTGGTTAGTCATGCTCTACTGTGTTTTCCGGTTCACAGCTTCTCGATGATGATACAAATCATGCTGAGCAAAATGTAGTTGGTCCTTCATTTGCATTAGCTGATGTTTACTGTCCTTTTCAAGACGGGGCTGAGAGAAGCAAGAGGAACTGTCAAATGTAGTGAAATAGCCACACCGTGTGCTTCGACATGTGAATGTCATTCTGTTCTCTTCAGGTAgaggaaatgtacaaaaaagcACACGCCGCCATCAGAGCGAATCCTGTACACGAACAGAAACCTAAGAAAGACGTCAAGAAGAAGAGGTGGGTTCATGCTCTCCATATCATTATTGCCTAGTTCCTTCTTCAAGCCAGTATTGGTGATGCACATTTTACATAAATGGGAATCCTTTTGGTTTCTGTGTAACATTATTTCTACCTGGGTGTGATAGACTACCCTTTTCTAACACCAACTATTAAAGTGTTGAATGATAATGAGGAGATCCCAGTGCTGAGAGGACAAGCATCACTCTGTAGGGATGAACTGAATGTTAATGAAGCAGTTATTGTGTCTCTTTCCGGGCAGGTGGAATCGCGCCAAGTTATCTCTGGCGCAGAGGAAGGATCGCGTCGCCCAGAAAAAGGCCAGCTTCTTACGAGCACAAGAACAAGAAGCAGGGGATGGTTAGGGACctgctgcaaaaacaacacatttcacaGACAAATAAATTTATTTCAAACTCATGCTTGTGTCTGGTCCAAACAATactgtgtacttttttttttttttttataaggaGCATTGTGGTGGTGTTCGTCAGATATACCCATAACAAATATTTACATGGTAAATCTTTAATCCACAGTATGAGTGAGATGCTGGTTTGCCATGTGGTGACGCGTAAAGCACAGACCTGATATATTTGACAAGTTACAGTGAAGTGGTATGTAATTTAATTGTGCAAAATCA
It contains:
- the rpl5a gene encoding 60S ribosomal protein L5a, with amino-acid sequence MGFVKVVKNKAYFKRYEVKFRRRREGKTDFFARKRLVVQDKNKYNTPKYRMIVRFSNRDICCQIAYAKIEGDQIVCAAYSHELPKYGITVGLTNYAAAYCTGLLLARRLLHKFGMEQVYSGQVEVTGEEFNVESVDGQPSAFTCYLDAGLARTTTGNKVFGALKGAVDGGLAIPHSVKRFPGYDTESKEFNAEVHRKHIMGMNVADYMSYLMEEDEEAYKKQFSRFIKNGVTPDTVEEMYKKAHAAIRANPVHEQKPKKDVKKKRWNRAKLSLAQRKDRVAQKKASFLRAQEQEAGDG